One window of Mucilaginibacter inviolabilis genomic DNA carries:
- a CDS encoding class I fructose-bisphosphate aldolase: protein MNKQTLKTTAQQLMAGDKGLLAMDESIATCNKRFAEAGIPQTEEYRRKYRELIVRTPKLGECISGAILFDETTKQVADDGTPFIDLLVKAGVIPGIKLDEGAKDMPAFPGEKVTEGLDGLRERLKNYAAAGLRFAKWRAVIVISDDTPTDGSIYANAHALARYAALCQEADVVPIVEPEVLMDGKHTIERCFEVTQRVLHIVFEVLIQQRIYLEGMILKPNMVVSGVDASVQASVDQVADLTVECLLRCVPAAVPGVAFLSGGQAASDASAHLNAMHVKYKNRLPWTLTFSFARAVQQPAMEYWKGKDENVAVAQQIFHKRLSINNAARRGEYTPALEA from the coding sequence ATGAATAAACAAACTTTAAAAACCACCGCCCAACAATTAATGGCGGGCGACAAAGGCCTTTTGGCCATGGACGAAAGTATAGCTACCTGCAACAAACGCTTTGCAGAAGCCGGCATTCCCCAAACAGAAGAGTACCGCCGAAAATACCGTGAACTCATAGTAAGAACCCCCAAACTGGGCGAATGTATTAGCGGTGCTATTCTATTTGACGAAACCACAAAACAAGTTGCTGATGATGGCACACCATTCATCGATCTTTTGGTTAAAGCCGGCGTTATTCCCGGCATTAAACTAGATGAGGGAGCCAAAGATATGCCTGCCTTCCCCGGTGAAAAAGTAACCGAAGGCCTTGACGGACTGCGGGAAAGGCTAAAAAACTATGCCGCGGCCGGCCTCAGGTTTGCCAAATGGCGCGCGGTGATCGTTATTTCGGACGATACCCCAACCGATGGTAGCATTTATGCTAATGCCCATGCCCTGGCGCGTTACGCGGCACTTTGCCAGGAAGCCGATGTGGTACCTATAGTAGAACCCGAAGTACTGATGGATGGCAAGCATACTATCGAACGTTGTTTTGAAGTAACCCAAAGGGTTTTGCACATCGTATTTGAAGTACTGATACAGCAACGCATTTACCTGGAAGGTATGATATTGAAACCCAATATGGTGGTATCCGGTGTGGATGCATCGGTGCAAGCTAGCGTTGACCAGGTTGCCGACCTTACCGTTGAGTGTTTATTGCGTTGTGTACCAGCAGCTGTACCCGGTGTGGCATTTCTATCAGGCGGGCAAGCGGCTTCAGATGCCAGCGCACACTTAAATGCTATGCATGTAAAATACAAAAATAGGTTACCATGGACGCTTACCTTTTCGTTCGCAAGAGCGGTTCAGCAACCGGCTATGGAATATTGGAAAGGCAAAGATGAAAATGTAGCCGTTGCTCAGCAAATATTTCACAAACGGCTGAGCATTAACAATGCCGCCCGTCGCGGTGAGTATACACCGGCATTGGAAGCCTAA
- a CDS encoding dihydrofolate reductase family protein, protein MRKLIVSEWITLDGVFDADRMGEWFMPFFGEAKAAYIQNCHHTCDAILLGRKTYEMLAPYWSTKKNNEDGVADKLNSVPKYVVSTTLEKADWNNTTIISKNVIVEITRLKELPGNEIMLEGSAELVKALAKADLVDEYRLMVHPIILGSGKRFFIDDFQASGLKLVKTQQLDAGVIVLYYQREK, encoded by the coding sequence ATGAGAAAGCTAATAGTTTCAGAATGGATAACCCTAGATGGTGTATTTGATGCCGACCGCATGGGCGAATGGTTTATGCCTTTTTTTGGCGAAGCCAAAGCCGCTTACATTCAGAATTGCCACCATACTTGCGATGCCATACTTTTGGGTCGTAAAACCTACGAAATGCTGGCGCCATATTGGTCAACCAAAAAAAATAATGAAGATGGCGTTGCCGATAAGTTGAATAGCGTTCCTAAATACGTGGTTTCAACTACCTTAGAAAAAGCCGACTGGAATAACACCACGATCATTAGTAAAAATGTGATCGTAGAAATCACCCGCCTAAAAGAATTGCCCGGTAACGAGATCATGCTGGAAGGCAGCGCCGAACTGGTAAAAGCACTGGCCAAAGCCGATCTGGTTGACGAATACCGTTTGATGGTTCACCCCATTATTTTAGGTAGCGGAAAACGTTTTTTTATTGATGATTTCCAGGCTTCGGGCTTAAAACTAGTTAAAACCCAACAACTGGATGCCGGGGTAATTGTACTATACTACCAACGTGAAAAATGA
- a CDS encoding helix-turn-helix domain-containing protein, whose protein sequence is MKTQVITPHPSVAGYVSNIVVIENNNIYREAVLPLIANGYPSITFQVTDTGLLLNSQKNMDSLVLYGQNTKPIELFTCGYVVIIAYFLYPHMLKALFGIDAKELTNISIDLNFFESARSISLKEQLLNAITLDKRLQLMNGYILKLAERYKPGINNTIAFATRTIQKNKGLVSLTHVQEELFVTERTLQRMFELHVGVSPKTFSRICQFHSALQQLSQNQFTEMTDVAFENGYADQSHLIRSFKEFTNYTPLEYLKSASEFPQ, encoded by the coding sequence ATGAAAACACAGGTTATCACCCCACATCCGTCTGTTGCTGGTTATGTGAGTAATATTGTGGTGATCGAAAATAACAATATTTACCGGGAAGCTGTATTGCCATTGATAGCGAATGGATATCCCAGTATTACCTTTCAGGTTACCGATACAGGCCTATTGCTCAATAGTCAAAAAAATATGGACAGTTTGGTGCTTTATGGCCAAAATACCAAACCTATTGAACTGTTTACTTGTGGGTATGTAGTCATTATAGCCTATTTCTTATATCCACACATGCTCAAGGCTTTGTTTGGCATCGACGCTAAAGAACTCACCAATATCAGCATCGATCTTAACTTTTTTGAATCGGCCCGTTCCATAAGTTTAAAAGAACAACTCCTGAATGCCATTACACTGGATAAGCGTTTACAACTGATGAACGGCTATATACTTAAACTGGCTGAACGTTATAAGCCAGGCATAAACAACACTATTGCATTTGCCACCCGCACCATTCAAAAAAATAAGGGACTGGTATCACTTACCCATGTGCAGGAAGAGCTATTTGTAACCGAACGAACACTGCAACGAATGTTTGAGCTTCATGTAGGTGTTTCGCCAAAAACGTTTAGCCGGATTTGCCAGTTTCATTCGGCACTTCAGCAACTTAGCCAAAACCAGTTTACAGAGATGACGGATGTAGCTTTTGAAAACGGTTATGCCGATCAGAGCCATCTGATTCGTTCGTTTAAGGAGTTTACCAACTATACCCCTCTGGAATATCTAAAAAGCGCTTCCGAGTTTCCACAGTAA
- a CDS encoding NmrA family NAD(P)-binding protein, whose translation MENNTYITVFGATGKIGIELLRFLSAAGVKTLAVTRDKNKAVNMPFVDWAEADMANKESLYKTMDDAKAVFLLSGHSSNFVIEQGNVIEVAKEQGVGHIVKLSSGAVDKNSPFYIPGSFIAKVHEEVETILKSSGVSWTLLQPNGFMQNWLGELAQTVKQERKIYEATGEGKRAYVDLCDIAEVAFRILINPEQHVGKAYLLTGNQAVNFKEIAAIISDEIGEDVEFIPLSPEEAWQRMEKKGVPEMAIQSILAYAEAQRNNKAAYVSSAVKNILNKPARTVKTFVKDHIDLFR comes from the coding sequence ATGGAAAATAATACATATATCACCGTATTTGGTGCAACAGGTAAAATAGGTATAGAACTACTTCGTTTTTTGTCGGCAGCGGGTGTTAAAACTCTAGCGGTTACACGCGATAAAAATAAAGCGGTAAATATGCCTTTTGTAGACTGGGCAGAGGCAGATATGGCCAATAAGGAAAGTCTTTACAAAACCATGGATGATGCCAAAGCTGTTTTTTTGCTTTCGGGCCATAGTAGCAATTTTGTTATAGAGCAAGGGAATGTTATTGAAGTAGCTAAAGAACAAGGTGTAGGGCATATTGTAAAATTATCATCGGGAGCAGTGGATAAGAATTCGCCTTTTTATATTCCGGGTTCGTTCATCGCGAAAGTTCATGAAGAGGTGGAGACCATATTAAAATCTTCAGGAGTTTCATGGACGCTTTTACAGCCCAATGGATTTATGCAAAATTGGTTAGGAGAGCTGGCACAAACGGTTAAACAGGAGCGTAAGATATATGAGGCCACGGGTGAAGGTAAAAGGGCTTATGTAGATCTCTGCGATATTGCCGAAGTTGCATTCAGGATACTGATTAACCCTGAGCAACACGTGGGTAAGGCTTATTTGCTTACGGGTAATCAGGCTGTAAATTTCAAGGAAATAGCTGCGATAATTAGTGATGAGATAGGAGAAGATGTTGAGTTTATTCCGCTTAGCCCGGAGGAAGCCTGGCAGCGCATGGAAAAAAAGGGAGTACCCGAAATGGCTATTCAATCTATATTGGCTTATGCCGAAGCGCAAAGAAATAACAAGGCAGCCTATGTCAGTTCAGCCGTGAAAAATATATTAAATAAACCTGCCCGTACCGTGAAAACCTTTGTGAAAGATCATATTGATTTGTTTAGATAA
- a CDS encoding helix-turn-helix transcriptional regulator: MESGVLNEQRNIVQDESGFRMQLDEIAFNQIDLRWGSYINPLEKTLFFTPAKPTIISHFKLAEDSPRLNRSKAEKQFIIYREPVNAYTQSIEPTGKKIRSFFELMISEHFFNHIVTEESASLMSLYHHNTGIPPFDLIAQLTPAMYSVINDMWHSPYSGHLKGIYLEAKAIELFLLQIKQLDQQDQAVTSKLKPQDVACLHEVKDTLELHYSQPHSITELARKAGINQMKLKNGFKELFGNTVFGYLHDIRMKEAKRLLLDEKMYVGEVAYLIGYKHPHHFTAAFRKKFGMLPRDLKN; encoded by the coding sequence ATGGAGAGTGGTGTGCTTAACGAACAAAGGAATATAGTACAGGATGAATCTGGTTTTCGGATGCAACTGGATGAGATCGCTTTTAACCAGATAGATCTGCGCTGGGGTAGTTACATCAACCCACTCGAAAAAACATTGTTCTTTACGCCTGCTAAACCTACCATCATTTCGCATTTCAAACTAGCTGAGGATTCGCCCCGACTTAACAGAAGCAAGGCCGAAAAACAGTTTATAATTTATCGTGAACCGGTGAACGCCTATACACAAAGCATCGAGCCAACCGGCAAAAAAATACGCTCCTTTTTTGAGCTCATGATCTCGGAGCATTTTTTTAACCATATAGTTACCGAAGAAAGTGCGTCACTGATGAGCCTTTATCATCACAATACCGGCATACCACCATTTGACCTGATTGCTCAATTGACTCCTGCTATGTACAGTGTGATCAATGATATGTGGCACTCCCCATACAGCGGTCATTTAAAAGGCATATACCTGGAAGCTAAAGCGATTGAACTTTTCCTGTTACAAATCAAGCAACTGGATCAGCAAGATCAGGCCGTTACGTCCAAACTAAAACCACAGGACGTCGCATGTTTGCATGAGGTTAAAGACACCCTGGAATTACACTACAGTCAGCCACACTCCATCACAGAACTGGCCAGAAAAGCAGGCATCAACCAAATGAAGCTCAAAAATGGCTTTAAGGAGCTATTTGGCAATACCGTATTTGGCTACTTACATGATATCCGCATGAAAGAAGCCAAACGACTTCTGCTTGATGAAAAAATGTATGTAGGCGAAGTAGCTTATCTCATAGGCTACAAACATCCGCATCATTTTACCGCCGCTTTCCGGAAAAAATTCGGCATGTTACCCAGGGATCTTAAGAATTAA
- a CDS encoding beta-N-acetylhexosaminidase, whose translation MKKALLIIFLLCVSIVANAQNSSLLPVPQQVSVGNGRFRLSSTFTVAVKADPGDSILYFAVNRAFQTLNRRTALYFGQQRITAKDASDTCSLIIRVKQKKEAIPGGDESYTLTVTPQNIYLEASATAGALHGLETLLQLVQHDKEGFFLPAVSIQDSPRFVWRGLMIDVARHFIPVDVIERNIDAMAAVKINVLHLHLSDDEGFRIESKLFPELQKKGSYDEYFTQAQIKQLIIYARQRGIIIVPEFDMPGHITGFLAGYPNLSSNPGQTYQPGPRFAFGDKQMGLMDIMKMINSYPTPSFDPSKESTYVFIDKFLGEMAVLFPSPYIHIGADENNGVSWRNNPDIVAFMQKNNLADTHALQAYFVKRVQQILTKHHKRTLGWEELLSKDLPKDVAVQVWTDGTKMNEAARLGHSVIVSKGFYLDLFMPAYTHYQNDLLVGNLPDSVASKILGGEAAQWAEAVDKDNIETQIWPRAAAVAERLWSPYTVNNVDDMYRRLFVISNQLDEIGVQHISNYERGLRRLTNGADMASLKTLTDVLTPLKGYKKLFAKMTSPKSMSYQTAPLTAISDIVFVDSEVKRQFRAAVKSYLDKSNDADATSITTQLKKWLDHRTAMEPMINKGLLDNNINENSKKLYAVAMIGLDAIKLLQNKEKPSADWLKQRLDALDQMKKVYGEVELAIIPEIRALVNQRMDAEPASYPIF comes from the coding sequence ATGAAAAAAGCGCTCCTGATCATTTTTTTGCTTTGTGTCTCAATCGTTGCTAATGCACAAAATAGCTCGCTTTTACCTGTGCCACAACAAGTATCGGTTGGTAATGGGCGTTTCCGGCTAAGCTCTACTTTTACCGTTGCAGTAAAAGCTGATCCGGGCGATAGTATTTTATACTTTGCAGTTAACAGAGCTTTTCAAACACTCAACCGGCGCACGGCCCTTTATTTCGGGCAGCAGCGGATAACAGCTAAAGATGCCAGTGATACCTGTTCATTGATCATTCGGGTTAAACAGAAAAAAGAAGCCATACCGGGTGGTGACGAATCCTACACTTTAACGGTTACACCACAAAATATATACCTGGAGGCATCTGCAACAGCAGGCGCTTTGCACGGTTTAGAGACATTATTACAATTGGTACAGCATGATAAGGAAGGTTTTTTTCTGCCTGCGGTAAGCATACAGGATTCACCACGTTTTGTGTGGAGGGGGCTGATGATTGATGTGGCGCGGCATTTTATCCCGGTTGATGTGATCGAAAGGAATATAGATGCTATGGCAGCTGTAAAAATAAATGTATTGCACCTGCATTTGTCTGACGACGAGGGTTTCCGTATAGAGTCAAAGTTGTTTCCGGAATTGCAGAAAAAGGGTTCCTACGACGAATATTTTACCCAGGCTCAAATAAAACAATTGATCATTTATGCCAGACAGCGGGGGATAATCATCGTGCCCGAATTTGATATGCCGGGGCATATCACCGGCTTTTTAGCAGGTTATCCCAATTTGTCGAGCAACCCTGGGCAAACTTATCAACCGGGCCCGCGTTTTGCTTTTGGCGATAAGCAGATGGGCCTGATGGATATCATGAAAATGATCAATAGTTATCCAACGCCCTCTTTTGATCCTTCAAAAGAATCAACTTACGTGTTCATTGATAAATTCCTGGGCGAAATGGCGGTACTTTTTCCATCGCCCTATATCCATATCGGTGCTGATGAGAATAACGGCGTATCCTGGCGCAATAACCCGGATATAGTAGCATTTATGCAAAAAAATAACCTGGCAGATACCCATGCCTTACAGGCTTATTTTGTAAAGAGGGTACAACAGATATTAACCAAACATCACAAACGTACACTGGGTTGGGAGGAGTTATTATCTAAAGATCTGCCAAAAGATGTGGCTGTGCAGGTATGGACAGACGGTACAAAAATGAATGAAGCCGCTAGACTTGGTCACTCGGTTATCGTTTCAAAGGGTTTTTATTTGGATCTGTTTATGCCAGCCTATACACATTATCAGAATGATCTGCTGGTGGGTAATCTTCCCGATAGTGTGGCATCAAAAATATTGGGTGGCGAGGCTGCACAATGGGCCGAGGCGGTTGACAAGGACAATATCGAAACCCAGATATGGCCAAGGGCTGCCGCGGTGGCTGAGCGATTATGGTCGCCCTATACAGTAAATAATGTAGATGATATGTACCGCCGCTTGTTTGTGATCAGCAATCAATTGGATGAAATAGGAGTGCAGCATATCAGTAATTATGAACGAGGCTTGCGGCGCCTCACAAATGGTGCCGATATGGCGTCGCTAAAAACACTAACAGATGTTTTAACCCCGCTAAAAGGCTATAAAAAACTGTTTGCAAAAATGACTTCACCTAAAAGCATGAGCTATCAAACTGCACCATTAACAGCTATATCTGATATTGTTTTTGTTGATTCGGAAGTGAAAAGGCAATTCAGGGCAGCAGTGAAAAGCTATTTAGATAAGTCCAATGATGCAGATGCCACATCTATCACTACACAATTAAAAAAATGGCTTGATCATCGTACGGCAATGGAACCCATGATCAATAAGGGATTGCTGGATAATAATATTAATGAAAATTCAAAAAAGCTTTACGCAGTGGCAATGATAGGATTGGACGCCATCAAACTGCTACAAAACAAAGAAAAGCCATCGGCAGATTGGCTAAAACAGCGATTGGATGCGCTTGACCAAATGAAAAAAGTTTATGGCGAGGTTGAATTAGCTATTATCCCCGAAATCAGGGCATTGGTAAACCAGCGGATGGATGCGGAACCGGCTAGTTATCCTATTTTTTGA
- a CDS encoding TetR/AcrR family transcriptional regulator, with protein sequence MTKEDIIQNSLKQFLLNGIRKMTVQQIVAPLGISTKTVYKYFSGKEELLEACLLVHYEKMGQEFKKMIANSSNPAERLFKMFFMGLEEDFKVAPVFYHDLNYYYPEMQDKVISRYYENNGQHITDTIKNGMEQGFFRPELNARVVLESLGLLYRSLTRTGQYREFNLSPFELASNTIVVFLRGICTPKGIKILDNLKYLSP encoded by the coding sequence ATGACCAAAGAAGACATCATCCAAAACTCGCTCAAACAGTTTTTGTTAAACGGCATCCGAAAGATGACCGTTCAGCAGATTGTGGCCCCATTAGGTATTTCGACCAAAACGGTGTATAAGTATTTTAGTGGTAAGGAGGAGTTACTGGAAGCCTGCCTGCTAGTTCATTATGAAAAAATGGGCCAGGAGTTTAAAAAAATGATAGCCAATAGTTCCAACCCGGCAGAAAGACTATTCAAGATGTTTTTTATGGGGTTGGAAGAGGATTTTAAAGTGGCTCCTGTGTTTTATCATGATCTCAATTATTACTATCCCGAAATGCAGGATAAAGTAATTTCCAGGTATTATGAAAACAACGGGCAACATATAACAGATACCATTAAAAATGGTATGGAGCAAGGTTTTTTCAGGCCGGAACTGAATGCGAGGGTTGTTTTAGAATCCCTGGGTTTATTATATAGGTCGCTTACCCGAACCGGTCAATACAGGGAATTTAACCTGAGCCCCTTTGAACTAGCCTCGAATACCATAGTTGTATTTTTAAGAGGGATATGCACGCCGAAAGGAATAAAAATATTGGACAACCTTAAATATTTATCACCATGA
- a CDS encoding winged helix-turn-helix transcriptional regulator — protein sequence MKNDTNDDDQLVIKTENGIFLEDNCPMTNALDIIGGKWKLMLLNKIREECPMRFGVLRKKMQYITQATLTAQLKELERDGILLRTAYAESPPRVEYKLTELGKTLIPIMDALCDWGNNYCQMKKTKV from the coding sequence ATGAAAAATGATACTAACGATGACGATCAGCTGGTTATAAAAACAGAAAATGGGATTTTTTTAGAAGATAACTGTCCCATGACAAATGCGCTGGACATCATAGGCGGAAAATGGAAGCTGATGCTGCTCAATAAGATCAGGGAAGAGTGCCCTATGAGGTTCGGGGTGCTACGTAAAAAGATGCAGTATATCACCCAGGCCACACTGACTGCCCAACTCAAAGAACTGGAACGCGACGGTATTTTATTACGCACAGCCTACGCTGAATCGCCTCCTCGGGTGGAATACAAGCTTACCGAATTGGGCAAAACCCTCATCCCCATTATGGATGCGCTGTGCGATTGGGGCAATAATTATTGCCAGATGAAAAAAACTAAGGTTTAG